GGGCTACAACGACAGATCGCTCGTCTTCCAGTCCGACATCGCCGGCGTCACGCGCGTCATCGATGCCGCCGGGTTCCGTTTCGCCGCCCTGAACAGCGGCGTCGCCATGACGCTCAGCGACATTGAAATCAAAAACTCGGTTTATTCCAACAACGGCGGCGCGTTCACCATCAGCGGTGGCGACACCACCGGCACCACCTCGCTTCTCGGCAGCTTTGCCATCACCAGCGCCACCGCCCTCAACAGCGGTGGTGCGATTCACGCCGCCAATGGCAGCCTCCTGCTCGGCAGCGCGGGCGGTTTGGTCACGTTCGCCGGCAACATGTCCGGCACCGCCATCGGCGCCAACGGTGGCGCGGTAAACATAAGCACCGCCGGTGCCACCCTCACCGTCGCCGGCTCCTCCATCTTCAATGACAACATTGCGGGCGGCGGCGGTGGCGCCGTAAACATCGGCACCGGAGACCTCGTCTTCAAGGGCAACGCCTCTTTCTCCCGCAACATCGCCGGCAACGGCGGCGCCGCCATCAAGGCCGCCGGCTCCATTCTCTTTGAAAAGGACGCCTTCTTCGCCTCCAACACCATGACCGGCACCGCCAACAGCCTCGGCGGCGCCATTCATGCCGCCAACGGCCTCACCATCCTCGGCAACGCCACCTTCCAGGACAACCGCAGCGAAGCCGGCCAGCGCGGTGGCGGTGCCATCTATGTCGTCGCCGGCAACCTCTCCATCTCCGGCACCTCCCTCTTCTCCAACAACTACTCGCGGATAAACGGCGGCGCGATTTATTATTTCCCCGCCGGCACGATCACCTTCGGCTCCTACGTCACCGCCACCGGCAACACCGCCGGCACCGGCGGCGGCGCCATCCACTCGCAGAGCGGCGACATTTACCTCCTCGCCGGCGGCAATTTCTCCCGCAACAACGCCCTCGCCGGCTCGGGCGGCGCGCTCCACCTCAACACCGCCGGCCACGTGATTGATGTCACCGGCTACACCGTCATTTCCTCCAACACCGCCGTGCAAAACGGCGGCGGCATTTACGCTGCCAGCCCCGTCACCTTCCGCGACGGCGTGGAGATGCGCGACAACACCGTCACCGGCGGCCCCGGCGGCGCGATCCGCCACAACAACGCCGCCTCCGCCGTCACCATCACCGGCCCGTTCGCCTTCACGGGCAACACCGCCTCGCTCCAAGGCGGCGCGATCGCCACCATCGGCAGCCTTTCCCTCATCGGCAGCGGCAGCTTCACCGGCAACCGCGCCGGCACCACCGCCGGCTCCGTGCTCGAAGGCGGCGCGATCATCCTCGAGGCCACCACCGCCGCCGCCTTCACCGCCACGCTCGCCGCCACCACCGGCGACATCGTTTTCCGCGACAACCGCCATCGCGTCAGCGACGACGGTTCCGGCGTGCCCAACGCAATTTACCTCAAAAACATCACCACCGGCGCCGGCATCGCGCTGAATTTGGAGGCGACGGAAGGCAACTCCATTAACTTTTATGACCCCATCGCGTCGGCGGTTGACGCCACCGCCAAGTTCGCCATCGCAGTCACCAAGACCGGCGCAGGCTCCGTGCTTTTCGACCAATACCAATCCGCCATCGTCGCCGACACCGCCGTCGCCGCCGGCGCGTTCAAGCTCACCGGCGGCGCGATCTACGGGGCGGACAGCGGCACCGGCTCGTTCACCGTCGCGTCCGGCGCCACGCTCGCGGGCAACGGCATTGTCCGGGCCAATGCCATCACCATCGCCAATGGCGCGACGCTGGAGGCGCTCGAGGGCGGTTCCCTCGCCTTCGACTCCGCTGGCACGCCCGTCATCGGCACCGGCCTGACGCTCGCCGGGTCCGGCACGATCGCGATTCCGCAGGCGCTCGATGCCGCCGCCGTCCGCGTCGGCGAGGCCGGCGCAACCGCCGCGCAGACCCTCTCGCTCACCGGCAACCTCACGCTGGCCGACGGCGCGGTGCTGCGGCACGATCTGTATGCGGGCGGCGCCGCCGACCTCCTCGCCGCGCTCGGCGATTTCGCGCTCACCGGCACCGCCACCATCGACCTGGGCGCGGTGGACTCCGGCACGTTCACCCTCATGTCTTGGGCCGGCTCCGGCCTCGCGGCTTCCGACACGACAAAGTTCGCCATCACCGCCAACGGCGCCGAACTCACCGCGCGCAACCATGCCTCGATTGACATCGACGACGGCGCGAAAACACTCTCCCTCACCAATCAGGTCGTCAGCCTCGGCCTCACGTGGACGGGCTCGGAAAACGCCGTCTGGACCAGCGCCCCCGGCTCCACTGCGAACTGGACCGACGGAGCGGCCAACGCCGAAAACTACTTCCGCGACGGCGACAGCGTGTTGTTCGACGGCGACGGCTCCGCCGCTGGCCGCACGGTCACGCTCGCGGACGCCCTGACCGCCTCGCAGGTGCGCGTCATCGGCGGCGGCACGCACACCTTCACCGGCACGGGCGGCCTCACGACCGACGCGGCCTCCGTGCTCGACGGCTCCGCCGTCGCCACCGGCACCAGCGGCAAGCTGGTCAAGGAGGGCGCGGGCGAGCTCGTCTTTGAAAACACCGGCCCGAACACCTTCACCGCCGGCATCGACCACTCCGGCGGCGTCATCTCCTTCACCGACGCCGCGCAAATCGCCACCGGTCCCGGCGCGGCCATCACGCTCAGCAACAGCGCCGCGCTCCGCGCCGCCGCCGGCATTGCGGACCTCGCGAACAGCCTCACCGTCACCGCCGCCGCCGACACCGGCGTGTTTGACACGGGCACCTTTGCCGTCGGTTATTCCGGGCAGCTTTCCGGCGCGGGCACCTTGGTGAAGACCGGCTCCGGCGCGCTCACCTTCGCCGGCAACGCCAGCGCGGCCTTCGCCGGCACGACACGGGTTGACCAGGGCGCGCTCCTCCTTGCGTCCGCCGCGACGCTGGGCGGCGACGTCACCGCCACGGCCTCCGGCGCCATCGTCGGCGGCGCGGGCGCCTTCTCGGGCAACGTTTCTGTATCCAATGTGACACTACGCGTCGGCGGACTCTCAACCTCAAGCACGCTCATCATCGGCGGCACGCTCGCGCTGCACGACGCCACGCTCACCTTCGGCCTCTTCACCGGCACGCTCAGCGATGTCCTCACCATCGACGCCGGCGGCACCCTCGCGGTCAGCGGCTCAAACACCATCGACATCAACGCCCCCGAAATCGGCGTTTACACCCTCGGCAACATCGCCGAACTCGACGGCGCGACCGTCACCATTGACGGCCAGACGCAAGTCGCCGGCGGCCGCCAGCAGGCCGTGCTCTCCAGCACGACCGGAAACCTCCTGCTCCTTACCTATAATGCCGACCAGTCGCGCAACCTCGTCTGGACCGGCTCGACCGGCGGCGCGTGGAACAACGCTGACAGCAACTGGGACGGCTCGGTGAGCAAGTTTGCCGCGGGCGACAGCGTGACGTTCACCGGCAGCCTCGCCGCCAGCCACACCATCGCCATCGCGGGCGGCGGCGCGAGGGTCTCCGATTTGTTTGTCGAGGGTGCGGACGACTTCACCTTCACCGGCGCGGGCATCACCGGCGATTCCGCCTCCCTCGTGCTCGACAGCGGCACCTCCGAGGTGACCGGCGCGCAGGGCCGCCTCGTCAAGACCGGCGCCGGCACGCTCACCCTGGCCAACGCGGTCAACACCTTCCTCGGCGGCATCGACCTGTCCGGCGGCGCGATTGCGTTTTCCACTGCCGCCCAGCTCGGCACCGGCACCGCCGCCATCACCTTCTCCGGCGAAGCCATCCTTCGCGCCAACGCCGGCAACATCATCCTCTCCAACACCCTCGCCATCGCCGACGGCGTCACCGCCTCGATCGACACCGGCGCGCACACGCTCACGCTTGCGGGCGCGGTGACCGGCACGGCGGGCACGCTGGCCAAGCTCGGCGACGGCACGCTCGTCTATTCCGGCACCGCCGCGCTCGGCCACGCCGCCACGCGCATCGACGCCGGCGTGGTCGCGCTGCGCAACATCATCGCGACCGACGCGCCCTCCGTTGCGCACGCCTTCACCTTCAACGGCGGCTGGCTCGACCTCTCCGACACCACCTACGTCAGCGACGGCTCGGCCGCCAACGATTGGAGCCTGCTCGCATTCTCGGGCAGCCTCGGCGGCGTCATCGGCAGCAACGACAAGATCACCCTCGGCGCGGGCGACCACGCCTTTGCCATCGGCCACGCCACCGACCTCGCAAAGCAGGGCGTGTTTGTCGTGGTCGATGCGGGCGCGGGTGTCGCCACCATGACCGGCGCGAACAACTATGCCGGCTACACGCTGCTCAAAAGCGGCACACTGCGCGTCACCGCCGACAGCCAGCTCGGCCTCGCCAGCCTGAACCGCGAGATCGTTTTCGACGGAGCCGGCGCCGCGCTCGAACTGGGCGACGGCTTCGCCAGCGCGCGCGCGCTTGAACTGCGCCAGAACGGCGAAGTGAGCGTCGCCGCCGCCGCGACCGCCACGCTGTCCGGCGCGATCACCGGCTCATCCAGCACGCTCACCAAGACCGGCGACGGCACCCTCGTGCTCACCGGCGCCGCCGCCGCAACCGCGCCCGGCTTCTCCATCGCCGCCGGCACGCTCCAGGGCAACACCGACAGCCTGCGGGGCAACATCGCCAACGCCGGCACGCTCGTTTTCGACCAGGCCTCGGACGGCGCCTACGCGGGCGTCGTCACCGGCGCCGGGGTGTTTGAGAAACGCGGCGCGGGCGTGCTCACCCTCTCGCAGGCCAGCGCCTACACCGGGGCGACCCGGGTGCTCGCGGGCACGCTCAAGGCCGGCGCGGCCGGCGTCCTCAACGCCGCCTCCGCCCACAGTGTATCCGGCGGGGCGATACTCGACCTCGGCGGCTTCGACCAGACGGTCGCGGGTCTTGCGGCCGACGGCTCCGTCATCCTCGACGCCACCTTCAACCCCGACGCCGGGCTCATCGGCCGCAACAACAAACTCACCGTCAGCGGCGCGCTCACCGGCAGCGGCACGATGCTCATCCGCCTCGCCCTCGACGAGACGATGAGCACCGGCGCCGCCAGCGTGGACGTGATCGACGCCGGCGCGGGCTCCGACACCAGCCAGCTCAAGGCCGTGCTCTCGCAGCGCGTCACCGACGGCATTTTCGACCTGGGCGCGGCCTTCGACGCCGGCGGCAACCTCACGCTCGCCGCCGCGATGGTCTCCCCGGAGGTTCCCGCCGCCACCGCCATCCCCACCCTCGCGCTGCTCATGGGGCAGGCCGGGCTCGACTCCGCCGCGCAGCGCCTCGGCGAACTGCGCGTGGAAACCGACCGCCTCGACAGCCTCTGGGCGCGCGGCATCTACCGCGAGGACCGCGTCACCGGCGAATTGTTCGACGGCACCGACGTGCGCACCCGCGGGTTCCAAGTCGGCGCCGATCACCTGTTCCCCGGAGTCTGGGGTGACGGCAGCCGGCTCGTCCTCGGCGTCTTTTTCGATGCGTTCGATGCCGGTGACAGCCATCCCTCGCCCGGCGCCGAGCTCGACGGACAGCAGCGCGCGCTCGGTCTCTACGGCACGCTCGCCAAGGGCAACTGGTATGTGGACGGGCTCGCCCGGTATGGAAAAACTGAATACGACGTGAACGCGCCCGACGACCGCCTGCGCGTGAAAGGCAACGGCCTCGCGTTCGCGCTCGAGACCGGCTACGCCTTCCACCTCCTCGGGCGCATAGAACCGTCGGTGCAGGCGGTTTGGCAGGATCAATCCTTTGACGACAACGCCGACCGCTTCAGCCGCGATTATCGCTTCGGCTCGACCACTTCGCTTCAGGCGCGCGGCGGCATCCGCTGGAGCACAAACATTCCCTTCGACACGCACAGTTCGTTTGCGCCGTGGCTGCGCGTGAGCGGCGGCTACGAGTTCGATGCCGACCAGAAGATCGGGATATCCGGCTTCTGGTTCGACAACGACCTCGGCGGCTCGCTCTTCACGGTGGAAGGCGGCGTGACGTTCCTGCTCGGCACGCGCGCCAGCCTGTATGCCTCGGGCATGTGGACCGGCGGCGGCAACATCGACAGCACCTCCGCCAGCGTCGGCCTGCGCTATTCATGGTAATGCCAATCGCCAATGGAAAACAGGCCTTTGCTGGAGGGCCGAGCTCCTGCGAGGCCGTCGCGGTTGGACGCACGGTTTTCCGGCCACGGCCTCGCGGGAGCTCGGCCCTCCAGCAGTCTAATCACAATTGGTAATTGGTGTTAGATTTTCAAAATGGAGGGACTACCTCCGTGCCGTCCGATCTCGAACGTGCCGTCCGGGTCGGGTGGCATGGGCGTCCCGCCCGTGCCACGCAAACCACACGGAAAGAC
This genomic stretch from Termitidicoccus mucosus harbors:
- a CDS encoding autotransporter outer membrane beta-barrel domain-containing protein, with protein sequence MKTKTATVAPAASLREQISVAVLFFAAFALLAAPARADIHQVEPATTINSTVTGSWASSDTIVFKGDVQLGYSPGYNDRSLVFQSDIAGVTRVIDAAGFRFAALNSGVAMTLSDIEIKNSVYSNNGGAFTISGGDTTGTTSLLGSFAITSATALNSGGAIHAANGSLLLGSAGGLVTFAGNMSGTAIGANGGAVNISTAGATLTVAGSSIFNDNIAGGGGGAVNIGTGDLVFKGNASFSRNIAGNGGAAIKAAGSILFEKDAFFASNTMTGTANSLGGAIHAANGLTILGNATFQDNRSEAGQRGGGAIYVVAGNLSISGTSLFSNNYSRINGGAIYYFPAGTITFGSYVTATGNTAGTGGGAIHSQSGDIYLLAGGNFSRNNALAGSGGALHLNTAGHVIDVTGYTVISSNTAVQNGGGIYAASPVTFRDGVEMRDNTVTGGPGGAIRHNNAASAVTITGPFAFTGNTASLQGGAIATIGSLSLIGSGSFTGNRAGTTAGSVLEGGAIILEATTAAAFTATLAATTGDIVFRDNRHRVSDDGSGVPNAIYLKNITTGAGIALNLEATEGNSINFYDPIASAVDATAKFAIAVTKTGAGSVLFDQYQSAIVADTAVAAGAFKLTGGAIYGADSGTGSFTVASGATLAGNGIVRANAITIANGATLEALEGGSLAFDSAGTPVIGTGLTLAGSGTIAIPQALDAAAVRVGEAGATAAQTLSLTGNLTLADGAVLRHDLYAGGAADLLAALGDFALTGTATIDLGAVDSGTFTLMSWAGSGLAASDTTKFAITANGAELTARNHASIDIDDGAKTLSLTNQVVSLGLTWTGSENAVWTSAPGSTANWTDGAANAENYFRDGDSVLFDGDGSAAGRTVTLADALTASQVRVIGGGTHTFTGTGGLTTDAASVLDGSAVATGTSGKLVKEGAGELVFENTGPNTFTAGIDHSGGVISFTDAAQIATGPGAAITLSNSAALRAAAGIADLANSLTVTAAADTGVFDTGTFAVGYSGQLSGAGTLVKTGSGALTFAGNASAAFAGTTRVDQGALLLASAATLGGDVTATASGAIVGGAGAFSGNVSVSNVTLRVGGLSTSSTLIIGGTLALHDATLTFGLFTGTLSDVLTIDAGGTLAVSGSNTIDINAPEIGVYTLGNIAELDGATVTIDGQTQVAGGRQQAVLSSTTGNLLLLTYNADQSRNLVWTGSTGGAWNNADSNWDGSVSKFAAGDSVTFTGSLAASHTIAIAGGGARVSDLFVEGADDFTFTGAGITGDSASLVLDSGTSEVTGAQGRLVKTGAGTLTLANAVNTFLGGIDLSGGAIAFSTAAQLGTGTAAITFSGEAILRANAGNIILSNTLAIADGVTASIDTGAHTLTLAGAVTGTAGTLAKLGDGTLVYSGTAALGHAATRIDAGVVALRNIIATDAPSVAHAFTFNGGWLDLSDTTYVSDGSAANDWSLLAFSGSLGGVIGSNDKITLGAGDHAFAIGHATDLAKQGVFVVVDAGAGVATMTGANNYAGYTLLKSGTLRVTADSQLGLASLNREIVFDGAGAALELGDGFASARALELRQNGEVSVAAAATATLSGAITGSSSTLTKTGDGTLVLTGAAAATAPGFSIAAGTLQGNTDSLRGNIANAGTLVFDQASDGAYAGVVTGAGVFEKRGAGVLTLSQASAYTGATRVLAGTLKAGAAGVLNAASAHSVSGGAILDLGGFDQTVAGLAADGSVILDATFNPDAGLIGRNNKLTVSGALTGSGTMLIRLALDETMSTGAASVDVIDAGAGSDTSQLKAVLSQRVTDGIFDLGAAFDAGGNLTLAAAMVSPEVPAATAIPTLALLMGQAGLDSAAQRLGELRVETDRLDSLWARGIYREDRVTGELFDGTDVRTRGFQVGADHLFPGVWGDGSRLVLGVFFDAFDAGDSHPSPGAELDGQQRALGLYGTLAKGNWYVDGLARYGKTEYDVNAPDDRLRVKGNGLAFALETGYAFHLLGRIEPSVQAVWQDQSFDDNADRFSRDYRFGSTTSLQARGGIRWSTNIPFDTHSSFAPWLRVSGGYEFDADQKIGISGFWFDNDLGGSLFTVEGGVTFLLGTRASLYASGMWTGGGNIDSTSASVGLRYSW